The Toxorhynchites rutilus septentrionalis strain SRP chromosome 3, ASM2978413v1, whole genome shotgun sequence genome includes a region encoding these proteins:
- the LOC129779332 gene encoding gamma-secretase subunit Aph-1, producing the protein MTVVEFFGCSFLAFGPPLAMFALTIAHDPIRIIILIAASFFWLVSLLLSSVVWFAVFPLRDKLVFGLICSVFIQESFRYLMYKLLRKTERGLQEVTEIAQISDYKHILSYVSGLGFGIISGAFSLVNILADSVGPATVGLKAGSSVFIVISAAQSLCMILLHTFWSVIFFNACDMKNYYHIGYVVMSHLFVSCMTLLNSQDLFAVTLTSSYVVMMVTCVIAFRVVGGNFASFKKFITCK; encoded by the exons ATGACCGTTGTAGAATTCTTTGGCTGTTCATTCCTGGCTTTCGGGCCGCCGCTAGCTATGTTTGCGCTGACCATCGCCCACGATCCAATACGGATTATTATACTGATAGCAGCATCCTTCTTTTGGCTTGTATCGTTGCTGCTTTCGTCAGTTGTTTGGTTTGCGGTGTTTCCTCTGCGTGATAAACTTGTGTTTGGGCTGATATGCTCTGTATTCATACAG GAATCATTCCGATATCTTATGTATAAGCTCTTACGGAAAACTGAACGTGGGTTGCAGGAAGTAACAGAAATCGCACAAATATCTGACTACAAACACATTCTATCGTACGTTTCTGGTCTCGGATTTGGTATCATCAGTGGAGCCTTCTCTCTCGTAAACATCCTAGCGGATTCAGTTGGACCGGCAACTGTCGGACTGAAGGCAGGGTCTAGTGTTTTCATCGTTATCAGTGCGGCACAGTCTCTCTGTATGATCCTGTTGCACACATTTTGGAGTGTCATCTTTTTCAATGCTTGTGATATGAAGAATTACTACCATATTGGTTATGTGGTAATGAGTCATCTGTTCGTTTCATGTATGACACTGCTCAATAGTCAGGATCTTTTTGCTGTGACGCTGACCTCTTCGTATGTTGTAATGATGGTAACGTGTGTAATTGCCTTCCGCGTAGTTGGAGGAAACTTTGCTTCGTTCAAGAAGTTCATTACTTGCAAGTAA
- the LOC129779327 gene encoding cyclin-dependent kinase 8 isoform X2, which yields MSNAVMMDFEFKMKTQQERAKVEDLFEYEGCKVGRGTYGHVYKAHRKESNDTKDYALKQIEGTGLSMSACREIALLRELKHPNVINLIRVFLSHTDRKVWLLFDYAEHDLWHIIKFHRAAKATKKPVMVPKGMVKSLLYQILDGIHYLHSNWVLHRDLKPANILVMGEGNERGRVKIADMGFARLFNAPLKPLADLDPVVVTFWYRAPELLLGARHYTKAIDIWAIGCIFAELLTSEPIFHCRQEDIKTSNPYHHDQLDRIFNVMGFPQDKDWEDIRKMPEHHTLTKDFKRSTYANCSLVKYMERHKIKPDSKAFHLLQKLLLMDPNKRITSEQAMQDPYFSEDPLPTADVFAGCPIPYPKREFLTDEDQDDKGEKRQQQQQANQQAQQNQQQQGNHQAQQQNQQQQQANQQNQQSQQQQQQQQQQQQGQGGAMDHNAAKRVRMSGPNGQPGNGMNQQDYQQQAQQAAAAAAQQQQQQQQMMFNNPQQGGFQQRY from the exons ATGAGCAACGCTGTAATGATGGATTTCGAATTCAAGATGAAAACTCAGCAGGAGCGAGCCAAAGTGGAAGATCTGTTCGAGTACGAGGGCTGCAAGGTGGGCCGTGGAACGTATGGTCATGTTTACAAAGCTCACCGGAAGGAAAGTAACGACACGAAGGATTACGCGCTGAAGCAAATTGAAGGGACCGGGCTGTCGATGTCGGCATGCAGAGAAATTGCG CTGCTACGTGAATTGAAGCATCCCAATGTGATCAATTTGATTCGCGTATTTCTATCGCACACCGATAGAAAGGTGTGGCTTCTATTTGACTACGCCGAACATGATCTGTGGCATATCATTAAATTTCATCGCGCAGCCAAGGCTACCAAGAAGCCTGTCATGGTACCAAAGGGAATGGTCAAAAGTTTGTTGTATCAGATTTTAGATGGAATACACTATCTGCACAGCAATTGGGTTTTGCATCGAGATTTG aaACCAGCAAACATTCTTGTGATGGGTGAAGGCAACGAGAGGGGCCGGGTTAAGATTGCCGACATGGGATTCGCTAGATTATTCAATGCTCCTTTGAAACCGTTGGCAGATTTAGATCCCGTTGTGGTTACCTTTTGGTACCGAGCTCCGGAATTACTGCTGGGAGCCAGGCATTACACGAAAGCCATTG ATATTTGGGCTATTGGATGCATTTTTGCCGAGCTGCTGACTTCTGAACCTATATTCCATTGCCGGCAAGAGGATATTAAAACGAGCAATCCCTATCACCACGACCAATTGGATCGCATCTTCAACGTGATGGGATTCCCACAGGACAAGGATTGGGAAGACATTCGAAAGATGCCGGAACATCACACATTGACCAAGGATTTCAAGCGGTCTAC CTACGCAAATTGTTCATTGGTGAAGTACATGGAGCGTCATAAGATCAAACCAGACAGCAAAGCGTTCCATCTGCTGCAGAAGTTGTTATTGATGGATCCCAATAAGCGAATTACCTCTGAACAAGCGATGCAAGATCCGTACTTCTCCGAAGATCCCCTCCCAACTGCCGATGTTTTCGCTGGATGTCCGATCCCATACCCTAAACGTGAATTCCTGACGGATGAGGATCAGGATGATAAAGGCGAGAAAcgtcaacagcaacagcaggcAAAT CAGCAGGCGCAACAAAACCAACAACAGCAAGGCAAT CATCAAGCTCAGCAACAGaaccagcaacagcaacaagctAAT CAACAGAACCAACAGtctcaacaacagcagcagcagcagcaacaacagcaacaaggCCAAGGCGGCGCTATGGATCATAATGCCGCTAAACGGGTACGCATGTCGGGTCCAAACGGTCAACCTGGTAACGGAATGAACCAGCAGGATTACCAACAGCAAGCACAACAAGCGGCTGCCGCAGCAgctcaacagcagcaacagcagcagcaaatgATGTTCAATAATCCTCAGCAGGGTGGATTCCAGCAGCGATATTAA
- the LOC129779327 gene encoding cyclin-dependent kinase 8 isoform X1: MSNAVMMDFEFKMKTQQERAKVEDLFEYEGCKVGRGTYGHVYKAHRKESNDTKDYALKQIEGTGLSMSACREIALLRELKHPNVINLIRVFLSHTDRKVWLLFDYAEHDLWHIIKFHRAAKATKKPVMVPKGMVKSLLYQILDGIHYLHSNWVLHRDLKPANILVMGEGNERGRVKIADMGFARLFNAPLKPLADLDPVVVTFWYRAPELLLGARHYTKAIDIWAIGCIFAELLTSEPIFHCRQEDIKTSNPYHHDQLDRIFNVMGFPQDKDWEDIRKMPEHHTLTKDFKRSTYANCSLVKYMERHKIKPDSKAFHLLQKLLLMDPNKRITSEQAMQDPYFSEDPLPTADVFAGCPIPYPKREFLTDEDQDDKGEKRQQQQQANQQQAQQNQQQQGNHQAQQQNQQQQQANQQNQQSQQQQQQQQQQQQGQGGAMDHNAAKRVRMSGPNGQPGNGMNQQDYQQQAQQAAAAAAQQQQQQQQMMFNNPQQGGFQQRY, encoded by the exons ATGAGCAACGCTGTAATGATGGATTTCGAATTCAAGATGAAAACTCAGCAGGAGCGAGCCAAAGTGGAAGATCTGTTCGAGTACGAGGGCTGCAAGGTGGGCCGTGGAACGTATGGTCATGTTTACAAAGCTCACCGGAAGGAAAGTAACGACACGAAGGATTACGCGCTGAAGCAAATTGAAGGGACCGGGCTGTCGATGTCGGCATGCAGAGAAATTGCG CTGCTACGTGAATTGAAGCATCCCAATGTGATCAATTTGATTCGCGTATTTCTATCGCACACCGATAGAAAGGTGTGGCTTCTATTTGACTACGCCGAACATGATCTGTGGCATATCATTAAATTTCATCGCGCAGCCAAGGCTACCAAGAAGCCTGTCATGGTACCAAAGGGAATGGTCAAAAGTTTGTTGTATCAGATTTTAGATGGAATACACTATCTGCACAGCAATTGGGTTTTGCATCGAGATTTG aaACCAGCAAACATTCTTGTGATGGGTGAAGGCAACGAGAGGGGCCGGGTTAAGATTGCCGACATGGGATTCGCTAGATTATTCAATGCTCCTTTGAAACCGTTGGCAGATTTAGATCCCGTTGTGGTTACCTTTTGGTACCGAGCTCCGGAATTACTGCTGGGAGCCAGGCATTACACGAAAGCCATTG ATATTTGGGCTATTGGATGCATTTTTGCCGAGCTGCTGACTTCTGAACCTATATTCCATTGCCGGCAAGAGGATATTAAAACGAGCAATCCCTATCACCACGACCAATTGGATCGCATCTTCAACGTGATGGGATTCCCACAGGACAAGGATTGGGAAGACATTCGAAAGATGCCGGAACATCACACATTGACCAAGGATTTCAAGCGGTCTAC CTACGCAAATTGTTCATTGGTGAAGTACATGGAGCGTCATAAGATCAAACCAGACAGCAAAGCGTTCCATCTGCTGCAGAAGTTGTTATTGATGGATCCCAATAAGCGAATTACCTCTGAACAAGCGATGCAAGATCCGTACTTCTCCGAAGATCCCCTCCCAACTGCCGATGTTTTCGCTGGATGTCCGATCCCATACCCTAAACGTGAATTCCTGACGGATGAGGATCAGGATGATAAAGGCGAGAAAcgtcaacagcaacagcaggcAAAT CAGCAGCAGGCGCAACAAAACCAACAACAGCAAGGCAAT CATCAAGCTCAGCAACAGaaccagcaacagcaacaagctAAT CAACAGAACCAACAGtctcaacaacagcagcagcagcagcaacaacagcaacaaggCCAAGGCGGCGCTATGGATCATAATGCCGCTAAACGGGTACGCATGTCGGGTCCAAACGGTCAACCTGGTAACGGAATGAACCAGCAGGATTACCAACAGCAAGCACAACAAGCGGCTGCCGCAGCAgctcaacagcagcaacagcagcagcaaatgATGTTCAATAATCCTCAGCAGGGTGGATTCCAGCAGCGATATTAA
- the LOC129779326 gene encoding CDK5RAP3-like protein isoform X1, with protein MVYFVVRTFTICSSTFTQKRDEYIPIDIHAGKLQDWLVSRRIVNKNWHQSIRDVRSKISNALTDMPAHEGLVQLLKGAHINYFHCKQIIDILKTTEADSKNVFGRYGSQRMKDWQEILKVYEKESLYLAEAAQILVRNINYEIPGIRKQIKHFEQLGDEAEKKIGELQRSETIIFAEYQTSCKQLGIAGENVRQELVTKVGELPQMFSEIAIAVPGLLKAVELYGSFSGNAACLPILRHVATAGNTTVYEFLYSEAPLSIVEPPVKFDVEESVATESGGIDFGDGDGNIDFGDAAIDYGAGDESEVNLEVGDIDWGAPEEPTPDDNEIDFNVSLDESGIVVESDGNAGGVARGDEAYSIFDSPSYREKFINELLELEAFLKMRLYEVSTADSVHILSLSMMDSLPDHDAKSLAQMISHIDAVYCNFNSQQIQHLHQIKHSPKYVDILTSKLKQKLAAVDKLKSTQQSLKEKAENFRQQGVSLKPTLANVIEQTKVLQGQIEEDISKRYKNRDVNLIGANL; from the exons atggtttattttgttgttcGTACTTTCACCATCTGCAGCTCAACATTCACACAAAAACGAGATGAAT ACATTCCCATTGACATTCATGCCGGGAAGCTGCAGGATTGGCTTGTATCCCGACGTATTGTAAACAAAAACTGGCACCAATCGATTCGTGATGTTCGAAGCAAAATCAGCAATGCGCTTACCGATATGCCAGCTCACGAAGGACTGGTCCAGCTGCTTAAGGGAGCTC ATATCAATTACTTCCACTGCAAGCAGATCATTGATATCCTCAAGACTACAGAAGCGGATTCCAAGAATGTTTTCGGCCGCTATGGCAGCCAACGCATGAAGGATTGGCAGGAGATCTTGAAGGTGTATGAGAAGGAAAGTCTTTACCTGGCAGAAGCCGCCCAGATTTTGGTCCGGAATATAAACTACGAAATTCCTGGCATACGCAAGCAGATCAAACATTTCGAGCAATTGGGTGACGAAGCGGAGAAAAAGATTGGGGAGCTGCAACGTTCGGAAACTATAATATTCGCCGAGTACCAAACATCGTGCAAGCAGCTTGGTATCGCCGGGGAAAATGTGCGCCAGGAGCTGGTGACGAAAGTGGGCGAGCTCCCGCAGATGTTCAGCGAAATTGCGATTGCCGTACCGGGTCTGCTGAAGGCAGTCGAATTGTATGGCTCATTCTCAGGGAACGCTGCATGTCTGCCGATATTGCGACATGTCGCGACTGCCGGAAACACCACCGTTTATGAATTCCTCTACTCCGAGGCGCCGTTGTCGATCGTGGAACCGCCTGTGAAATTCGATGTCGAAGAAAGCGTGGCGACTGAATCTGGGGGAATTGATTTCGGGGATGGTGACGGTAATATAGATTTCGGGGATGCTGCAATCGATTACGGAGCGGGGGATGAAAGTGAAGTTAATCTGGAAGTTGGTGATATCGATTGGGGTGCACCCGAAGAGCCGACACCAGATGACAATGAAATTGACTTCAACGTCTCGCTGGATGAGAGTGGAATTGTCGTGGAATCGGACGGTAACGCTGGTGGAGTGGCTAGGGGCGACGAGGCGTACAGTATCTTCGATTCGCCCTCGTATAGAGAAAAGTTTATCAACGAACTTCTAGAGCTCGAAGCGTTCCTTAAAATGAGATTGTACGAGGTGAGCACAGCGGACAGTGTTCATATTTTGTCGCTATCCATGATGGACAGTTTGCCGGATCACGACGCCAAGAGTTTGGCCCAAATGATTTCGCATATTGACGCAGTTTATTGCAACTTTAATAGCCAGCAAATTCAACATTTGCATCAGATTAAACATTCACCCAA ATACGTTGATATTCTGACGTCCAAACTCAAGCAGAAATTGGCGGCTGTCGACAAGTTGAAAAGCACACAACAATCGCTCAAGGAGAAGGCGGAAAATTTCCGGCAACAGGGCGTCAGTTTGAAGCCCACGCTCGCGAATGTAATTGAGCAGACAAAAGTACTGCAAGGTCAGATCGAGGAGGACATCTCGAAGCGTTACAAAAATCGCGATGTCAATTTGATTGGTGCCAACTTGTGA
- the LOC129779326 gene encoding CDK5RAP3-like protein isoform X2: MNEADIPIDIHAGKLQDWLVSRRIVNKNWHQSIRDVRSKISNALTDMPAHEGLVQLLKGAHINYFHCKQIIDILKTTEADSKNVFGRYGSQRMKDWQEILKVYEKESLYLAEAAQILVRNINYEIPGIRKQIKHFEQLGDEAEKKIGELQRSETIIFAEYQTSCKQLGIAGENVRQELVTKVGELPQMFSEIAIAVPGLLKAVELYGSFSGNAACLPILRHVATAGNTTVYEFLYSEAPLSIVEPPVKFDVEESVATESGGIDFGDGDGNIDFGDAAIDYGAGDESEVNLEVGDIDWGAPEEPTPDDNEIDFNVSLDESGIVVESDGNAGGVARGDEAYSIFDSPSYREKFINELLELEAFLKMRLYEVSTADSVHILSLSMMDSLPDHDAKSLAQMISHIDAVYCNFNSQQIQHLHQIKHSPKYVDILTSKLKQKLAAVDKLKSTQQSLKEKAENFRQQGVSLKPTLANVIEQTKVLQGQIEEDISKRYKNRDVNLIGANL, translated from the exons ATGAAT GAAGCAGACATTCCCATTGACATTCATGCCGGGAAGCTGCAGGATTGGCTTGTATCCCGACGTATTGTAAACAAAAACTGGCACCAATCGATTCGTGATGTTCGAAGCAAAATCAGCAATGCGCTTACCGATATGCCAGCTCACGAAGGACTGGTCCAGCTGCTTAAGGGAGCTC ATATCAATTACTTCCACTGCAAGCAGATCATTGATATCCTCAAGACTACAGAAGCGGATTCCAAGAATGTTTTCGGCCGCTATGGCAGCCAACGCATGAAGGATTGGCAGGAGATCTTGAAGGTGTATGAGAAGGAAAGTCTTTACCTGGCAGAAGCCGCCCAGATTTTGGTCCGGAATATAAACTACGAAATTCCTGGCATACGCAAGCAGATCAAACATTTCGAGCAATTGGGTGACGAAGCGGAGAAAAAGATTGGGGAGCTGCAACGTTCGGAAACTATAATATTCGCCGAGTACCAAACATCGTGCAAGCAGCTTGGTATCGCCGGGGAAAATGTGCGCCAGGAGCTGGTGACGAAAGTGGGCGAGCTCCCGCAGATGTTCAGCGAAATTGCGATTGCCGTACCGGGTCTGCTGAAGGCAGTCGAATTGTATGGCTCATTCTCAGGGAACGCTGCATGTCTGCCGATATTGCGACATGTCGCGACTGCCGGAAACACCACCGTTTATGAATTCCTCTACTCCGAGGCGCCGTTGTCGATCGTGGAACCGCCTGTGAAATTCGATGTCGAAGAAAGCGTGGCGACTGAATCTGGGGGAATTGATTTCGGGGATGGTGACGGTAATATAGATTTCGGGGATGCTGCAATCGATTACGGAGCGGGGGATGAAAGTGAAGTTAATCTGGAAGTTGGTGATATCGATTGGGGTGCACCCGAAGAGCCGACACCAGATGACAATGAAATTGACTTCAACGTCTCGCTGGATGAGAGTGGAATTGTCGTGGAATCGGACGGTAACGCTGGTGGAGTGGCTAGGGGCGACGAGGCGTACAGTATCTTCGATTCGCCCTCGTATAGAGAAAAGTTTATCAACGAACTTCTAGAGCTCGAAGCGTTCCTTAAAATGAGATTGTACGAGGTGAGCACAGCGGACAGTGTTCATATTTTGTCGCTATCCATGATGGACAGTTTGCCGGATCACGACGCCAAGAGTTTGGCCCAAATGATTTCGCATATTGACGCAGTTTATTGCAACTTTAATAGCCAGCAAATTCAACATTTGCATCAGATTAAACATTCACCCAA ATACGTTGATATTCTGACGTCCAAACTCAAGCAGAAATTGGCGGCTGTCGACAAGTTGAAAAGCACACAACAATCGCTCAAGGAGAAGGCGGAAAATTTCCGGCAACAGGGCGTCAGTTTGAAGCCCACGCTCGCGAATGTAATTGAGCAGACAAAAGTACTGCAAGGTCAGATCGAGGAGGACATCTCGAAGCGTTACAAAAATCGCGATGTCAATTTGATTGGTGCCAACTTGTGA
- the LOC129779324 gene encoding myotubularin-related protein 14, giving the protein MTNILQQDVQQMLEFFAKNYYCAKECEVGNLVLRRCTQLMRLDYEVVEIANPNGDLSAHYPSTLLIPDRELSGDPDSTSSSSSLSSKHTQSTASREEKKNIFRDKLDAIRLRNMMLTARTARCRARFPVPVILYRGKYVCRSSTLSGGPEIYTRLGLNYLNGAYPPYESEEDSEPEKEESEPKKDENKAEKEDGEREPRKDADEKSADEWPLCGVLRKKDIALLQSLNVKTIIDFMVEKKKVKFWMKVTSSEKADKENRYKEFKVIVLPYPGCEFFREYFDSNCRAEGLFFNWNQPYVDAEISIPHDFVTSQLDIEWSNYKQWDLLTITLNYLQLIIRYLQESESGMLVHCISGWDRTPLFVSLIRISLWADGAIHESLDEMQLLYLTIGYDWYLFGHNLPNRLLKGEVILPFCFNMLKYITNEEFSTLTHRFRTQHSSESSNIDVVHTGSGTRLDSLGGESRGSSISLSSIASGKSASIYDLQNCLSSTGVGPNANGASNSITIEGRNGCSRNGNSACGTNYADEVLSFNASNGNYLSNSHDSNSSSIGVIPEDNSNHNDQWSLGPPRRTSPVSVPREQNRLRQRQESTSSVGSWQMVTGTGSFRSSESVNEMHSKMLCSHHPPNNLKNSHPPHDHCSTDANGARVCTPNANQQHSCCTVRNGKCFPNYIDLYARRRERIKALRTLFSNCYYSSIGSSQPNSTISNLLGNLAERVGLGSRPT; this is encoded by the exons GGTAACCTAGTCTTGCGGCGATGCACCCAGCTGATGCGATTAGATTACGAAGTGGTCGAGATCGCAAATCCAAATGGGGATCTCTCGGCACACTATCCGTCTACCCTACTTATACCGGACCGTGAACTCAGTGGTGATCCCGACagtaccagcagcagcagcagcctgtCCAGTAAACATACACAATCTACTGCCagcagagaagaaaaaaaaaatatctttcgcGATAAGCTGGATGCCATTCGGTTGCGTAATATGATGCTTACGGCACGAACCGCACGTTGTCGGGCGAGATTTCCCGTCCCAGTGATTTTGTACCGGGGGAAGTACGTGTGCCGTTCGTCTACGCTTTCCGGGGGTCCCGAAATCTACACCAGACTCGGATTGAACTATCTCAACGGGGCCTACCCACCATACGAATCAGAAG AGGATAGCGAGCCCGAGAAGGAGGAAAGCGAGCCAAAAAAGGATGAAAACAAGGCTGAAAAGGAGGATGGCGAGCGCGAGCCCAGGAAAGATGCCGACGAGAAATCAGCTGATGAATGGCCTTTGTGTGGTGTGTTACGCAAGAAAGACATCGCTTTACTACAATCTCTGAACGTGAAAACGATTATTGATTTCATGGTGGAAAAGAAAAAAGTCAAGTTCTGGATGAAAGTAACGTCATCGGAGAAAGCTGATAAAGAAAATAGGTACAAAGAATTCAAAGTTATAGTACTGCCTTATCCGGGTTGTGAGTTCTTCCGCGAGTATTTCGATAGCAACTGCCGAGCCGAAGGTCTGTTTTTCAATTGGAATCAGCCTTACGTGGATGCTGAGATAAGTATCCCGCATGATTTCGTTACATCCCAGCTAGATATCGAATGGTCGAACTACAAGCAGTGGGATTTGCTAACGATTACCCTCAACTACCTGCAGCTGATCATTAGATACTTGCAAGAGAGCGAATCGGGAATGCTTGTGCACTGTATTAGTGGCTGGGATCGTACGCCATTGTTCGTTTCGTTAATAAGGATTTCTCTGTGGGCAGACGGTGCCATTCACGAGTCGTTAGATGAAATGCAGTTACTCTATCTTACAATTGGCTACGATTGGTATCTGTTTGGTCACAATCTACCCAATCGCTTACTCAAGGGAGAGGTAATACTTCCATTCTGCTTCAATATGCTCAAATACATCACGAATGAAGAATTTAGCACACTAACTCATAG ATTCCGTACTCAGCACAGTAGTGAAAGCAGTAACATAGACGTAGTGCACACCGGGAGCGGTACTAGACTCGACTCTCTCGGAGGCGAAAGTCGGGGGTCGAGCATTTCTCTAAGTTCCATTGCCAGCGGGAAGAGCGCCTCCATATATGACCTTCAGAACTGCCTAAGTAGTACCGGTGTAGGACCTAATGCAAATGGTGCAAGCAATAGCATAACGATAGAGGGTCGGAATGGTTGCTCCAGAAATGGAAACTCGGCCTGCGGAACCAACTATGCCGATGAGGTGTTGAGCTTCAATGCCTCGAACGG CAATTATTTATCAAATAGTCACGATAGCAATAGTAGCAGTATTGGAGTCATACCGGAAGACAACTCTAACCACAATGATCAATGGTCGCTAGGGCCTCCAAGAAG AACTAGTCCTGTATCAGTGCCAAGGGAGCAGAACAGACTACGACAGCGCCAGGAATCCACCTCATCCGTCGGCAGCTGGCAAATGGTCACCGGTACTGGTAGTTTCCGCAGCAGTGAGTCGGTTAACGAGATGCACTCCAAAATGCTGTGTAGTCATCATCCTCCAAACAACTTGAAAAACAGCCATCCACCGCACGATCACTGCAGTACGGATGCAAACGGTGCCCGTGTTTGTACGCCTAATGCTAACCAGCAGCACAGTTGCTGTACGGTTCGCAATGGCAAGTGCTTCCCTAACTATATTGATCTATATGCGCG GCGACGCGAACGAATAAAAGCCCTCCGGACACTGTTCAGCAATTGTTACTACTCATCGATCGGATCCAGTCAGCCCAATTCAACGATAAGCAATCTGCTTGGGAACCTAGCCGAGAGAGTCGGGCTGGGGAGTCGTCCCACGTAA